A genomic stretch from Arenicella xantha includes:
- a CDS encoding tyrosinase family protein: MNLLVVVYLGGYVTYTSYRVDNSDGIGCWLRVIWSRSVSFTHFSSSELIESAISWFLTDQGEWNIMSNYTRSNAWDHNGTFENSDLFWYAKGVGVMQSRSLDDPNSWWFFAAIHGEYVYTPQRGYPGWAYIPPTPAVPTSPLPSQAVYDTYWNQCQHQSWYFLPWHRGYLIALEQQLREAIIGLGGPKNWALPYWNYLGAGAEYKMPPAFQQRTLPDATPNPLFVTARYGPQGDADIYIPIPPVSRQCMSNDLFTGSNINTPRPGFGGPETGFSHNGRQSGNLESNPHNQVHVDVGGEAPDGSLWGLMSDPGIAALDPIFYLHHANIDRMWAVWNASGNVNPTSDKWLQGPAAAGERGFIMPKPGATPWVYTPQEVDDMAKVDYTYAGLSAEAAQPVSATLPSTKRMAQFGVEFSEAVLMADNSDSDSELLGAQDGRQKIESSGLRASVKLDSGARNKMLSSFAAASASAPPNRAYLQLENVRGTRDANKLNVFVNGSPAGSVALFGLRRASMKDGEHGGSGLTLEVDITSIIDTLHLDNALDVDALDVQILPERGVAAEAELSVGRISIYREGNL, encoded by the coding sequence ATGAACCTGCTCGTAGTCGTTTATCTGGGGGGATACGTTACATACACCAGCTATCGTGTGGATAACAGCGATGGCATTGGGTGTTGGTTGCGAGTGATTTGGTCTAGGAGCGTAAGTTTTACGCATTTCTCCTCCAGTGAACTGATTGAATCAGCAATTAGCTGGTTTTTAACTGACCAAGGAGAATGGAATATTATGTCGAACTACACTCGATCAAACGCATGGGACCATAACGGAACCTTCGAGAACAGCGATCTATTTTGGTATGCAAAAGGGGTTGGTGTGATGCAGTCGCGCAGTCTAGATGATCCAAACAGTTGGTGGTTTTTTGCCGCTATTCACGGTGAGTATGTTTACACGCCGCAACGAGGTTATCCGGGTTGGGCCTACATTCCGCCGACACCAGCGGTTCCCACATCGCCGCTGCCATCGCAAGCTGTTTATGATACTTACTGGAATCAGTGTCAGCACCAGAGCTGGTACTTTTTACCGTGGCATCGCGGCTATTTGATTGCGCTTGAACAACAGCTTCGAGAAGCGATTATTGGGCTCGGCGGGCCAAAGAATTGGGCGTTACCTTATTGGAATTATTTAGGTGCGGGCGCTGAGTACAAAATGCCACCAGCTTTCCAACAGCGAACCTTGCCGGACGCAACGCCAAACCCTTTGTTTGTTACCGCACGTTATGGCCCACAGGGCGATGCAGACATCTATATTCCAATTCCACCGGTATCAAGACAATGCATGAGCAATGATCTATTTACTGGAAGTAATATTAATACACCGCGCCCAGGGTTTGGTGGACCTGAGACTGGGTTCTCGCACAACGGCCGGCAGTCGGGAAATCTTGAAAGCAATCCGCATAACCAAGTGCACGTCGATGTTGGTGGTGAAGCGCCGGATGGGAGTCTCTGGGGGCTTATGTCGGACCCTGGTATTGCGGCTCTCGACCCAATATTCTATTTGCATCACGCTAATATTGACCGAATGTGGGCGGTATGGAACGCGAGTGGTAATGTGAACCCAACATCGGACAAATGGCTGCAAGGTCCGGCGGCCGCTGGTGAGCGTGGTTTCATTATGCCGAAGCCGGGAGCCACGCCATGGGTTTACACTCCGCAGGAGGTTGACGATATGGCGAAGGTTGACTATACCTATGCTGGGCTCAGCGCTGAGGCTGCTCAGCCAGTTAGCGCAACCTTGCCAAGTACCAAACGCATGGCTCAATTTGGTGTTGAATTTTCAGAGGCAGTTCTTATGGCAGATAATAGCGACAGCGATTCCGAATTACTTGGTGCTCAAGACGGTCGGCAGAAAATCGAAAGTTCTGGACTCCGAGCTTCAGTCAAACTCGACTCCGGTGCTCGGAATAAGATGCTTTCGAGTTTTGCGGCAGCCTCGGCTAGTGCGCCGCCGAACCGCGCGTACTTGCAGCTCGAAAATGTGCGCGGCACACGTGATGCGAATAAGTTAAACGTGTTTGTGAATGGCAGCCCTGCGGGCTCAGTGGCGCTGTTTGGTTTACGCCGAGCGAGTATGAAAGACGGTGAGCACGGAGGATCAGGGCTGACGCTTGAGGTCGACATTACAAGCATTATCGACACCTTGCATTTAGATAACGCACTAGACGTCGATGCTTTGGATGTGCAAATCCTGCCTGAGCGAGGTGTAGCTGCAGAAGCAGAGTTAAGTGTTGGTCGAATTAGTATTTATCGTGAAGGGAATCTGTGA
- a CDS encoding MHYT domain-containing protein, translating to MIEAQYDWTLVLVSYAIAVFGSYTGLNLAIRIPKAKPGRDLMMWLGMAAVAIGGAIWSMHYIGMMAVDMQMPVSYDLGLTIVSMLLAVIFVGIGLFIVGRGASSTVKLLVGGAITGMGVAAMHYTGMASMNMPATVSYDTVLFTLSLIIAVVAAIAALWLAFNLRGSAQRIGSAFVMGLAVCGMHYTGMAAMKMTATTPMAEMAASGGSSYGSSITIFVVTAALMGLLLFIASRNAPKTKKLVF from the coding sequence ATGATAGAAGCACAATATGACTGGACCTTAGTTCTGGTCTCTTACGCGATTGCCGTATTTGGTTCATACACTGGACTAAATTTGGCTATTCGAATTCCGAAGGCAAAACCAGGTCGTGACCTGATGATGTGGTTAGGTATGGCCGCTGTCGCAATTGGTGGAGCGATTTGGTCAATGCACTATATTGGTATGATGGCCGTTGACATGCAAATGCCTGTTAGCTACGACTTAGGATTGACTATAGTGTCGATGCTTCTTGCCGTAATTTTTGTTGGAATCGGCTTATTTATTGTAGGTCGTGGTGCTTCAAGCACAGTGAAGTTGTTGGTCGGTGGTGCGATCACTGGAATGGGTGTGGCTGCCATGCATTACACCGGTATGGCGTCGATGAACATGCCTGCGACCGTTTCGTATGACACGGTGCTATTTACCCTGTCTTTGATTATTGCTGTGGTTGCTGCGATCGCGGCTTTATGGCTTGCATTCAACCTACGTGGCTCTGCCCAACGTATTGGTAGTGCGTTTGTAATGGGCTTGGCGGTATGTGGCATGCACTATACCGGAATGGCCGCCATGAAGATGACAGCGACTACTCCAATGGCAGAGATGGCCGCCTCAGGTGGCTCGTCGTACGGTTCGTCGATTACGATTTTCGTAGTGACTGCCGCGCTAATGGGGTTGTTGCTGTTTATTGCATCACGCAATGCTCCTAAGACTAAAAAACTCGTATTCTAG
- a CDS encoding roadblock/LC7 domain-containing protein: MNVENSFFDDRVMAEVSEMLKSVCVNSQEIFLVSLCTADGFNIRSFASETLSVEADKVSAIASTIGSLSDSASRQIMLVESQTTTIETANGNILFLSCMLVGKPCVLTLAAKSSMQLANARFAVMRLAQALAKIA, translated from the coding sequence ATGAATGTGGAGAATAGTTTTTTCGACGACCGAGTTATGGCCGAAGTTTCAGAGATGTTGAAATCAGTTTGTGTCAACTCACAGGAAATATTCCTAGTTAGCCTGTGCACGGCCGATGGTTTCAATATTAGATCGTTCGCGTCTGAAACATTAAGCGTTGAAGCCGATAAAGTGTCAGCGATTGCCAGTACCATTGGCTCGCTTAGCGATTCAGCATCTCGGCAAATCATGCTGGTCGAATCACAAACCACTACGATTGAGACCGCCAACGGTAATATTTTGTTTTTGAGTTGTATGTTGGTGGGTAAACCTTGTGTTCTGACATTGGCGGCTAAATCATCAATGCAGTTAGCAAATGCTCGATTTGCGGTGATGCGACTGGCTCAAGCGTTGGCTAAAATCGCCTAG
- a CDS encoding GTP-binding protein has protein sequence MSYKKLAIIGEVGSGKTQLVQTLSEINPLQTEVESSIDIGKQFTTVGIDYGRISLSDDAALGLYGVPGQERYSFLWDMVNESLWGLVLLVTLDESPDLDQLDRLLTFFDPANRNTSVVAAITHSENANAKELHALGVEMRSALQGHGVNAPVLHIDARDKNSAMMVLVALNAISRYQNTKQLGVS, from the coding sequence ATGAGTTATAAAAAATTGGCCATAATAGGTGAAGTCGGCTCGGGCAAGACCCAATTAGTGCAGACCCTGAGCGAGATTAACCCACTGCAGACTGAGGTCGAGTCGAGTATTGATATAGGTAAACAGTTCACCACCGTTGGTATTGACTACGGGCGTATTAGTTTAAGTGATGACGCTGCGCTTGGCTTGTATGGTGTGCCAGGTCAAGAGCGCTATTCCTTTCTGTGGGACATGGTCAATGAATCGTTGTGGGGTTTGGTGTTGTTAGTGACCCTCGACGAGTCGCCGGACTTAGATCAACTGGATCGTTTGCTGACTTTTTTCGATCCTGCCAATCGTAACACCAGCGTGGTTGCGGCGATTACGCACAGCGAGAATGCTAACGCAAAAGAGTTGCATGCACTTGGTGTTGAAATGCGTTCCGCGTTACAAGGCCATGGGGTCAACGCGCCGGTATTGCATATCGATGCTAGAGATAAAAATTCAGCTATGATGGTGCTTGTGGCTCTCAATGCAATTAGCCGATATCAGAATACTAAACAGTTAGGAGTTAGCTGA
- a CDS encoding BLUF domain-containing protein, with protein MKIIMYISRVACRRNGATIPVGLSDIYRVSLANNSARNLTGILTYRAGHYLGVLEGSADEVDKTFQQIGADVRNQNVVKLIDTPIANRFFPDWRMKLSEKLSVNSSFVNVMSKHYGRINALPVDVVNLLKMFYDVDAIEVPRPRSFDGKTISLSTWPDFSVVEQTPANIELCAKLVSSQHSYKQVLDIDFAGDRSRLNALLIEFDAEGLLNVAEQHATTVLPVLETAAVRFYAKMKQFIVVGYANEL; from the coding sequence GTGAAAATCATTATGTATATTAGCCGAGTCGCGTGCCGACGAAATGGCGCAACGATTCCAGTTGGTCTCTCGGATATTTACCGAGTGTCATTGGCCAACAATTCAGCAAGAAATCTAACGGGTATCTTAACTTATCGGGCGGGACACTATTTAGGCGTATTAGAAGGCAGCGCCGATGAGGTGGATAAGACGTTTCAGCAAATCGGTGCGGACGTGAGAAATCAAAACGTCGTAAAACTGATTGATACACCAATCGCTAACCGGTTTTTTCCGGATTGGCGCATGAAGTTGTCTGAAAAATTGAGCGTTAACTCCAGTTTTGTAAACGTTATGTCGAAGCACTATGGGCGTATCAACGCTTTACCTGTTGACGTTGTGAATTTATTGAAAATGTTCTACGACGTTGATGCTATCGAGGTGCCGCGACCTCGCTCGTTCGACGGTAAAACTATTTCATTGTCAACCTGGCCGGACTTCTCAGTTGTCGAGCAGACGCCCGCCAATATCGAACTCTGTGCCAAGTTGGTATCATCGCAACATAGTTACAAGCAAGTACTTGATATAGATTTTGCTGGAGATCGAAGTAGGCTTAATGCCTTGCTAATTGAATTTGACGCAGAAGGTTTATTGAATGTTGCAGAGCAGCACGCAACAACGGTATTGCCAGTACTCGAGACCGCCGCGGTTAGATTCTACGCCAAAATGAAACAGTTCATAGTTGTGGGGTACGCGAATGAGTTATAA
- a CDS encoding BLUF domain-containing protein, producing the protein MAKLIRLAYASRACFEPSVGSSELEPDIIEILAQSRVNNQSAQIGGVLYYADGYFFQCLEGDESMVLNLVEKIRQDDRHRDLKISFCKKIRRRYFKAWSMKYVPIGNAVTDLIKSRGYSSFTPSEFDESDINSLLHLFSQLKDTSLKNEKLKACYRLKLHWWQRLIPARY; encoded by the coding sequence ATGGCAAAATTAATACGCTTGGCCTACGCCAGCCGCGCTTGCTTTGAGCCCAGTGTTGGATCTTCCGAACTTGAGCCAGACATCATCGAGATTTTGGCACAGTCGCGCGTGAATAATCAAAGCGCACAAATCGGCGGTGTTCTCTACTACGCAGACGGCTACTTTTTTCAATGCCTGGAAGGCGATGAGTCGATGGTGTTGAACCTGGTAGAAAAAATTCGTCAAGACGACCGACACCGCGACCTAAAGATATCCTTCTGCAAGAAAATTCGGCGACGATACTTTAAGGCATGGTCAATGAAGTATGTTCCGATTGGTAATGCCGTCACAGACCTCATTAAAAGTCGTGGCTACTCGTCATTCACACCGTCTGAATTTGATGAATCAGACATAAATAGCTTGCTGCATCTATTTAGCCAACTAAAAGACACATCGCTCAAGAATGAGAAGCTGAAAGCTTGTTATCGATTAAAACTGCACTGGTGGCAGCGGCTGATCCCAGCTCGCTATTAA
- a CDS encoding GNAT family N-acetyltransferase: MEIRQADFSSPQLLNLLQQHLSGMQENSPPESVYALDFSGLQAPDVSFWAVWEGEQLLGFGALKQLSNTHGEIKSMRTHHAHLRRGVSAFLLRHIIALAKQRRYQTLSLETGSGKAFLPAIKLYRSFGFVSCGAFSDYQQSSFNQFMALDLTAAQRCDR, encoded by the coding sequence ATGGAAATTAGGCAAGCAGACTTTTCGTCTCCACAATTATTGAATCTGCTCCAACAGCATTTAAGCGGTATGCAAGAAAACTCTCCGCCAGAAAGCGTGTATGCGCTCGATTTTTCTGGTTTGCAGGCGCCGGATGTGTCGTTTTGGGCTGTTTGGGAAGGCGAGCAATTATTAGGGTTTGGAGCGTTAAAGCAACTCTCCAACACGCATGGCGAGATAAAGTCTATGCGTACGCATCATGCACATCTGCGTCGTGGGGTATCGGCATTTTTATTACGCCATATTATAGCGCTGGCTAAACAGCGTCGGTATCAAACGCTGAGCCTGGAAACCGGGTCAGGCAAAGCGTTTCTGCCAGCGATTAAACTGTATAGATCTTTTGGGTTTGTTAGTTGTGGGGCATTCTCTGACTATCAACAAAGTTCGTTTAATCAGTTTATGGCCTTGGATCTAACGGCGGCGCAACGCTGTGATCGGTAA
- a CDS encoding XRE family transcriptional regulator, whose product MLDKQLARHLESIRHQHELSLAEVAEASGVSRATLSRIERAETSPTASVLGRLCSTYGITMSRLMMKVESASPRHLLFADAKTWEDPETGYKRTVISPPTHDYAIEIAHGELPPGADVRYQKPPQQGLEQHLVLISGALNVSFDGADYSMSRLDCVALKLRGRSRFRNLGEVPASYLIINGQA is encoded by the coding sequence ATGTTAGATAAGCAATTAGCGCGGCACCTTGAAAGTATTCGGCATCAACATGAGCTGTCGCTTGCGGAGGTTGCCGAAGCCTCAGGAGTGAGTCGTGCCACTTTGTCGCGTATTGAGCGTGCAGAGACTAGCCCTACGGCGAGTGTCTTGGGGCGTTTGTGTTCGACCTATGGCATCACTATGTCGCGACTTATGATGAAAGTTGAATCGGCGAGTCCACGTCATTTGCTGTTCGCCGATGCCAAGACCTGGGAAGACCCTGAAACCGGTTATAAACGAACTGTGATCTCGCCACCAACTCACGATTATGCCATCGAGATTGCCCATGGCGAGCTGCCGCCCGGGGCCGATGTGCGTTATCAAAAGCCTCCTCAACAAGGTCTGGAACAGCATTTAGTACTAATCTCTGGCGCGTTAAACGTGTCGTTTGATGGTGCCGATTACTCGATGTCGCGGCTGGACTGTGTGGCTCTTAAGCTCCGTGGTCGCTCGCGCTTTCGCAACTTAGGTGAGGTTCCGGCCAGCTATCTGATCATCAATGGGCAAGCATAA
- a CDS encoding zinc-dependent metalloprotease family protein, whose amino-acid sequence MNAFAVHATTSKSIELFGYASSTTLAKKHTDPALHSITVNPAARESDIGTELTISLPDNTSIKLTVIKKRTLQNGDRQIEATFADNGNAIMTFGNQATFANINSPTHNYSIDVDEDKLPVLVDQQYLEPNINLENDMRYPPDFTPLSDAQFKSAKAELEALPAAASAKVEITLLAVYSSEFANGFGDPVTRINQAIGFANAAYDRSGINIDLKLAHAQQWAFDNNANVGSLLSMVRNDAEVASSNGDFVGIDAIRDQYYADLVTVLPYRAANSFGGIAYVNGNHPGYAFSVSQFARYENGTNSVFTHEIGHNLGSGHEHVSANPNQRSACDGGFTGYACGHGNGSQGTIMSYLNDAAWGYVFSNPQQDCLGEPCGIPNGQPNPADNKTSFNISAPLIRDFRIDTTNDDDKDNVKNDVDNCPNVANPSQTDTNSDGEGDACDNDDDGDGVNDGIDNCPLLENPEQLDSDNNGTGDVCESDLCLPLVLANRKVAMICL is encoded by the coding sequence ATGAACGCTTTTGCTGTCCACGCGACTACCTCTAAAAGCATCGAGCTCTTCGGTTACGCAAGCAGCACGACTCTGGCAAAAAAGCACACTGACCCAGCACTCCACTCGATTACGGTTAATCCCGCGGCGCGTGAGTCTGACATAGGTACTGAATTAACCATATCCTTGCCAGATAACACGTCTATCAAGCTCACGGTAATCAAAAAGCGTACCTTGCAAAATGGCGACCGACAAATCGAAGCCACCTTTGCCGATAACGGCAATGCCATCATGACCTTTGGCAATCAGGCTACGTTCGCCAACATTAATAGCCCGACTCATAATTACTCGATTGATGTAGACGAAGACAAACTCCCGGTGTTAGTGGATCAACAGTACCTAGAGCCCAACATAAATCTTGAAAATGATATGCGCTACCCACCGGATTTCACGCCGCTGAGCGACGCGCAATTTAAGTCTGCCAAAGCTGAACTCGAAGCCCTGCCGGCAGCAGCTTCAGCGAAAGTCGAAATCACGTTACTGGCAGTATATTCCAGTGAATTTGCCAACGGGTTTGGTGACCCAGTAACACGAATTAATCAAGCCATTGGATTTGCTAATGCCGCCTATGATCGCAGTGGCATCAACATTGACCTCAAACTGGCTCACGCACAACAATGGGCATTTGATAATAATGCGAACGTAGGCTCTCTACTGTCGATGGTTCGAAACGATGCGGAGGTTGCAAGCTCAAATGGCGACTTTGTTGGCATCGACGCTATTCGAGACCAGTACTACGCTGATTTGGTCACCGTGTTGCCATACCGTGCGGCTAATAGTTTTGGGGGCATTGCGTATGTCAACGGAAATCACCCTGGTTATGCCTTCTCGGTATCGCAGTTTGCACGGTATGAAAATGGAACAAACTCTGTGTTTACTCATGAAATTGGTCACAATCTAGGTTCAGGCCATGAACACGTATCAGCTAACCCAAATCAACGGTCTGCCTGCGACGGCGGCTTTACCGGTTATGCCTGCGGTCATGGCAACGGCAGTCAAGGCACCATCATGTCATACCTAAATGACGCAGCGTGGGGATACGTATTTTCCAACCCCCAACAAGACTGTCTCGGTGAACCCTGCGGCATTCCTAATGGTCAGCCAAACCCAGCTGACAATAAAACCAGCTTTAATATTAGTGCACCACTAATCAGGGACTTTCGCATCGACACCACCAATGATGATGACAAAGACAACGTAAAAAATGACGTCGACAATTGCCCGAATGTCGCCAATCCAAGTCAGACGGATACCAACTCTGATGGTGAAGGCGATGCTTGCGACAACGACGATGATGGAGACGGCGTTAACGACGGAATTGATAATTGCCCGTTGCTAGAGAACCCTGAGCAATTGGACTCTGACAACAACGGTACCGGTGACGTATGCGAAAGTGACCTGTGTCTGCCACTCGTGTTAGCCAACCGGAAGGTCGCCATGATATGCCTTTAA
- a CDS encoding dipeptidase translates to MRSYVSKLVLSACLSATACNTTNASAAVSASPEAIALAQSSIIVDGHIDVPHRVFEAWENVSAATNSGDFDFPRAKLGGLNAPFMSIYVPSSLDGTDASTQRAHQLIDQVEAIVGRAPEKFAIARSANEVQQQFDKDLISLPLGMENGAPLQGELKNLDAFYQRGIRYITLTHAKSNDISDSSYDDNRQWDGLSPFGETVVQRMNQLGIMVDISHVSDAAFYDTLKVSRAPVIASHSSLRSFTPGFERNMDDAMVKALAANDGIIMINFGSSFLTKTAQDWYNVRDQAQHKVDAEFGAESPQAKLFSDQYRANNPFPYASLDDVVEHIDRAVKLVGVDHVGIGSDYDGVGDSLPTGLKDVATYPNLVQGLMNKGYSTPDIRKILGGNLLRVWQQVETVAAKLSGPST, encoded by the coding sequence ATGCGATCTTACGTTTCCAAGCTTGTTCTATCTGCCTGCCTTAGCGCGACTGCCTGCAACACAACGAATGCCTCTGCGGCAGTATCCGCCTCACCAGAAGCAATCGCGTTAGCTCAGTCTTCAATTATCGTGGATGGCCATATTGACGTCCCACATCGAGTATTCGAAGCATGGGAGAACGTATCGGCGGCGACGAATAGCGGGGATTTTGACTTTCCGCGCGCCAAGCTTGGCGGGTTAAACGCGCCGTTTATGTCTATCTATGTGCCCTCATCATTAGACGGTACCGATGCGTCAACCCAGCGCGCTCACCAACTAATAGATCAAGTCGAAGCGATAGTCGGGCGCGCTCCAGAAAAGTTTGCCATCGCTCGCTCGGCCAACGAGGTTCAGCAACAGTTTGATAAAGACTTAATTTCACTCCCCTTAGGCATGGAGAATGGTGCGCCATTGCAAGGCGAACTTAAAAACCTCGATGCGTTTTATCAACGCGGCATTCGGTACATCACGCTAACGCATGCAAAAAGCAATGATATTTCTGACTCATCCTACGATGACAACCGTCAATGGGATGGCCTAAGTCCGTTTGGTGAAACAGTCGTACAGCGCATGAATCAATTAGGGATCATGGTCGACATTTCCCACGTGTCCGACGCCGCATTTTACGATACACTCAAAGTCAGCCGAGCCCCAGTGATTGCATCACACTCATCTTTGCGCTCATTCACGCCCGGCTTTGAACGTAATATGGACGATGCGATGGTCAAAGCATTGGCAGCCAACGATGGCATTATTATGATTAACTTTGGTTCGTCGTTCCTGACTAAAACAGCTCAGGACTGGTATAACGTCCGCGACCAAGCCCAACACAAAGTAGACGCTGAATTCGGTGCTGAGAGCCCGCAAGCAAAACTCTTCAGCGACCAGTATCGAGCTAACAATCCGTTTCCTTATGCGTCATTAGACGATGTTGTTGAGCACATAGACCGTGCGGTAAAGCTGGTCGGTGTCGATCACGTTGGTATCGGATCAGACTACGATGGTGTAGGTGATTCTCTGCCAACCGGCCTCAAAGATGTCGCCACGTACCCGAATTTGGTGCAAGGTCTTATGAACAAAGGTTATTCAACACCGGACATTCGCAAGATACTCGGTGGTAACTTACTACGAGTGTGGCAACAAGTTGAAACGGTAGCGGCCAAACTTAGTGGCCCTAGCACGTAG
- a CDS encoding DegV family protein, giving the protein MKYTIIIDSIAGIPNHVLESRPFKVMPVTVELDGKIMPDTFDEKTLIDFYQGDSLNIKSQVSSSAPSEDDISNLIAREVAPYSDYAFCQTVSRQVSDTYDNFEQAASHITSRVRAIRDRMNIEHPFRMSCVNTGTTIAGQGLIAIYADMLLSKGADMAEYTKTMNKLVKLVHCYPVVADIYYSRERGLERGVKTVSLPAAVLGKTVGLNPIVQIKYDHIAKPVLTKRGLPNSIGHLFKHAAAMIEEGLYVPLINLSYAGDPRELETFEHYDLMMSTAKKHKITVLKGVMSLAASVVYGPGAFALGIAPKNQKALPA; this is encoded by the coding sequence ATGAAGTATACAATTATCATCGATTCTATCGCTGGCATTCCGAACCATGTTCTGGAAAGCCGGCCATTCAAGGTCATGCCAGTCACTGTTGAATTAGACGGTAAGATCATGCCCGATACCTTTGATGAAAAAACCTTGATTGATTTTTACCAAGGCGATTCCTTGAATATCAAGTCACAAGTTTCATCGTCAGCGCCCAGCGAAGATGATATCTCGAACTTAATCGCACGCGAGGTCGCGCCGTATAGCGACTATGCATTTTGTCAAACCGTGTCTCGCCAAGTTAGTGACACGTACGATAATTTTGAACAAGCGGCTAGTCATATCACCAGCCGAGTTCGCGCAATACGCGACCGAATGAATATCGAGCATCCGTTTCGCATGTCTTGTGTTAACACCGGCACTACCATTGCCGGTCAAGGTTTAATTGCGATCTATGCTGACATGCTGCTCAGCAAAGGTGCCGACATGGCTGAATATACGAAAACCATGAACAAGTTAGTCAAACTGGTGCATTGCTACCCGGTGGTGGCGGATATTTACTATTCACGCGAACGTGGACTCGAACGCGGTGTGAAAACCGTTAGTCTACCCGCTGCGGTTCTAGGTAAAACAGTCGGGCTTAATCCGATAGTTCAAATCAAATATGATCACATCGCCAAACCCGTTTTAACTAAGCGCGGTCTGCCTAATTCAATAGGTCACCTGTTTAAACACGCAGCCGCCATGATTGAAGAAGGCTTGTATGTGCCGTTAATCAACCTAAGTTATGCCGGCGACCCGCGTGAACTTGAGACATTTGAACACTACGATTTAATGATGAGCACTGCCAAAAAACATAAGATAACGGTGCTTAAAGGCGTTATGAGCTTAGCCGCCAGCGTGGTGTATGGCCCCGGCGCATTTGCCCTTGGCATCGCACCGAAAAATCAAAAAGCGCTACCAGCTTAG